Proteins from a genomic interval of Diospyros lotus cultivar Yz01 chromosome 6, ASM1463336v1, whole genome shotgun sequence:
- the LOC127803649 gene encoding pre-rRNA-processing protein esf1 — MGSKNKKSKKSIGEEPKNEADPSNRAQNGGNRRGGGKVVITDPRFASVHSDPRFAKLSKHKSKVAIDSRFDRMFTDKSFSSSSARVDKRGKPRKDSASQNALKHYYRLEEEGEKLKRKAQAEDKGTESDQESEESEEELKKPGGQSSNLEPEIESDASESVEEGDEEAGEESDEDSSTDTTVTDDEDVIYSEEDNFVQEEDVAEIDKETCRLAVVNLDWRYVKAVDLYVLLSSFLPKVGQILSVAVYPSEFGLKRMEEEALHGPVGLFDDDKEKNESDDDDDDEIDNEKLRAYELSRLRYYYAVVECDSIATADYLYKTCDGVEFERSSNKLDLRFIPDSMEFKLPPRDVATEAPANYEGLDFHTKALQNSKIHLSWDEDEPQRAKTLKRKFDDDQLAELELREFLASDDGVSDEDDNDDTMEDQSERKHKKEDLYRALLQSGEGSDEDGEEDQDQDMEITFNTGLEDLSKRLLEKKDKKSETVWEAYLRKRREKKKARKHRSKDSSEDESDDSDQEPKQDLDDFFEEPSVQGSKDGKGKSVRKGKKHQETSKEAEASRAELELLLADDREADTGLKGYNLKLKKAKGKRSKEIIDEAKIPTADFDDPRFSALFTSPMYALDPTDPQFKRSVAYARQLAQKQRKGDQELSGKKQEKILPREQAQLHSDDPVTDKNELRPDKSSLKKEKHELSSMVKSVKMKSKQVKVASSSNIPVNREKLRSLARK, encoded by the exons ATGGGTTCAAAGAACAAGAAATCTAAAAAGAGCATTGGAGAGGAGCCAAAGAACGAGGCTGACCCAAGTAACCGTGCGCAGAATGGCGGCAATCGCCGTGGGGGCGGAAAAGTTGTCATCACGGACCCCCGGTTCGCATCTGTGCACTCCGACCCTAGGTTTGCGAAGCTTTCGAAGCACAAATCCAAGGTTGCGATTGACTCTCGCTTCGACCGCATGTTCACCGACAAGAGTTTCTCTTCGTCCTCCGCTCGGGTTGACAAGCGAGGTAAGCCGAGGAAGGACTCTGCCTCGCAGAACGCTCTCAAGCACTACTACCGCctcgaagaagaaggagagaaatTGAAACGCAAAGCGCAAGCGGAGGACAAAGGCACCGAAAGTGATCAGGAGAGCGAAGAGAGTGAGGAAGAGTTGAAGAAACCTGGTGGACAATCCTCCAATTTGGAGCCGGAAATTGAATCGGATGCGTCGGAATCGGTAGAAGAAGGTGACGAGGAAGCAGGCGAAGAGAGCGATGAGGATTCTTCGACCGACACTACGGTTACGGACGACGAAGATGTGATTTATTCGGAAGAGGATAATTTCGTACAG GAGGAAGATGTGGCAGAGATCGACAAAGAAACTTGCAGACTTGCTGTAGTTAATTTGGATTGGCGTTATGTAAAG GCAGTTGATTTGTATGTATTATTGAGCTCATTTCTCCCTAAAGTGGGTCAGATCTTATCAGTGGCTGTCTATCCATCTGAGTTTGGACTTAAGCGAATGGAAGAAGAAGCACTGCATGGTCCAGTTGGCTTATTTGATGAtgataaagagaaaaatgagagtgatgatgatgatgatgatgaaattgaCAATGAAAAATTGCGGGCATATGAATTAAGTAGGCTGAG GTACTATTATGCTGTTGTGGAATGCGATTCGATTGCTACAGCAGATTACCTTTACAAAACTTGTGATGGTGTTGAGTTTGAACGATCATCAAATAAGCTAGACCTGAGGTTTATTCCTGACTCCATGGAGTTTAAACTTCCCCCTCGTGATGTTGCAACAGAG GCCCCAGCAAACTATGAAGGTTTGGATTTCCATACTAAAGCATTGCAGAATAGTAAAATACATCTTTCATGGGATGAAGATGAACCACAACGTGCGAAGACATTGAAAAGGAAATTTGATGATGACCAG CTAGCTGAATTGGAATTGAGAGAATTTCTGGCTTCTGATGATGGTGTTAGTGATGAAGATGACAATGATGATACCATGGAAGATCAATCGGAAAGGAAACATAAGAAAGAAGACTTGTATCGTGCTCTACTCCAGTCTGGTGAAGGTTCAGATGAAGATGGCGAGGAGGATCAGGATCAGGATATGGAGATCACTTTCAACACTGGTTTAGAAGATCTAAGCAAGCGCTTGTTAGAGAAGAAGGACAagaaatcagaaacagtttggGAGGCATATCTTAGgaagaggagagaaaaaaagaaagccaGGAAGCATAGATCAAAGGATTCCTCAGAGGATGAGAGTGATGATTCTGATCAAGAGCCAAAACAAGATCTGGATGACTTCTTTGAAGAGCCATCAGTTCAAGGAAGTAAGGATGGCAAGGGAAAAAGTGTCCGGAAGGGAAAGAAGCACCAGGAAACATCTAAAGAAGCAGAAGCAAGCAGGGCAGAGCTTGAGTTATTGCTGGCTGATGACCGAGAAGCTGATACTGGCCTGAAGGGATACAATTTAAAACTGAAGAAGGCCAAGGGGAAAAGATCTAAAGAAATTATTGACGAGGCAAAAATACCAACTGCTGACTTTGATGATCCAAGGTTTTCAGCTCTCTTCACGTCACCTATGTATGCTCTGGATCCCACAGATCCTCAGTTCAAAAG GAGTGTGGCCTATGCTCGGCAGTTAGCACAGAAACAACGGAAGGGTGACCAGGAATTGAGCGGGAAAAAGCAGGAAAAAATATTACCTAGAGAGCAGGCTCAGTTGCATTCTGATGATCCAGTGACAGACAAAAATGAGTTGCGGCCTGATAAATCGTCCTTAAAGAAAGAGAAACACGAGCTATCATCGATGGTTAAGTCAGTCAAGATGAAGTCTAAACAAGTTAAAGTAGCCTCGAGCAGTAATATTCCAGTAAACCGCGAAAAGTTGCGAAGTTTGGCCAGGAAATGA
- the LOC127803651 gene encoding uncharacterized protein LOC127803651 isoform X2 codes for MDHVLPGDGRDAGGSAAAPSSDERDMITTSLHYFGDPIESADAFSITIIESMKEDYGLFVWPCSVVLAEYVWQQRSRFSGISVLELGAGTSLPGLVAAKVGSDVTLTDASDRPEVLANMRRVSDSNNLNCKVNHHPPYFLIFIYNLDVYIMHMGKLGYDGIRSGRTTITVGHDQVLRMVAYGALEDFDLSCRYWDLHGVCGMRPSLMCIQKLSLGLMYYMILVSY; via the exons ATGGACCATGTGCTTCCCGGCGACGGGCGAGACGCCGGCGGCTCCGCCGCTGCACCGTCTTCGGACGAACGCGACATGATAACAACATCCCTCCATTACTTCGGCGACCCTATTGAAAGCGCCGATGCCTTCTCCATCACCATCATCGAG AGTATGAAAGAAGACTATGGGCTGTTCGTGTGGCCCTGTAGTGTTGTTCTGGCTGAGTATGTTTGGCAACAACGGTCGCGCTTTTCCGGTATTTCCGTGCTTGAG CTTGGAGCTGGAACTTCTTTGCCTGGGTTGGTTGCAGCAAAAGTTGGTTCTGATGTCACACTGACTGATGCCTCAGATAGACCAGAG GTACTGGCTAATATGCGCAGAGTGTCTGATTCGAACAATCTCAATTGTAAGGTTAACCATCACCctccttattttttaatttttatatacaaCCTGGACGTTTACATTATGCATATGGGCAAATTGGGGTATGATGGCATAAGATCTGGTCGAACTACTATTACTGTTGGTCATGATCAGGTTTTACGAATGGTTGCATATGGTGCTTTAGAGGATTTTGACTTGTCTTGCAGGTACTGGGACTTACATGGGGTGTGTGGGATGAGGCCATCTTTAATGTGCATCCAAAAATTGTCCTTGGGGCTGATGTATTATATGATACTAG TGTCTTATTAA
- the LOC127803651 gene encoding uncharacterized protein LOC127803651 isoform X1 — translation MDHVLPGDGRDAGGSAAAPSSDERDMITTSLHYFGDPIESADAFSITIIESMKEDYGLFVWPCSVVLAEYVWQQRSRFSGISVLELGAGTSLPGLVAAKVGSDVTLTDASDRPEVLANMRRVSDSNNLNCKVLGLTWGVWDEAIFNVHPKIVLGADVLYDTSAFDDLFATVTFLLQNSPESVFITTYHNRSGHHLIEFLMAKWGLKCVRLIDGFSFMPSCKESGLSGNIQLAEIVLDDKQRKVTNAKD, via the exons ATGGACCATGTGCTTCCCGGCGACGGGCGAGACGCCGGCGGCTCCGCCGCTGCACCGTCTTCGGACGAACGCGACATGATAACAACATCCCTCCATTACTTCGGCGACCCTATTGAAAGCGCCGATGCCTTCTCCATCACCATCATCGAG AGTATGAAAGAAGACTATGGGCTGTTCGTGTGGCCCTGTAGTGTTGTTCTGGCTGAGTATGTTTGGCAACAACGGTCGCGCTTTTCCGGTATTTCCGTGCTTGAG CTTGGAGCTGGAACTTCTTTGCCTGGGTTGGTTGCAGCAAAAGTTGGTTCTGATGTCACACTGACTGATGCCTCAGATAGACCAGAG GTACTGGCTAATATGCGCAGAGTGTCTGATTCGAACAATCTCAATTGTAAG GTACTGGGACTTACATGGGGTGTGTGGGATGAGGCCATCTTTAATGTGCATCCAAAAATTGTCCTTGGGGCTGATGTATTATATGATACTAGTG CCTTTGATGACTTGTTTGCCACTGTGACTTTTCTACTCCAAAATTCTCCAGAATCAGTTTTCATAACAACCTATCACAACAGAAG TGGCCATCATCTCATTGAGTTCCTAATGGCAAAATGGGGATTGAAGTGTGTAAGACTTATTGATGGTTTTTCCTTTATGCCATCCTGCAAGGAATCTGGACTAAGTGGCAATATTCAATTGGCAGAAATAGTTTTAGATGATAAACAGCGCAAGGTAACAAATGCCAAAGACTAG
- the LOC127803650 gene encoding peroxidase 64, translated as MAAIAAILSSLIVFSLAALGNALSMNYYQKTCPNVDAIVTKAVKSAMAQDKTVPAALLRMHFHDCFIRGCDASVLLSSKGKNTAEKDGPPNVSLHAFFVIDNAKKELEASCPGVVSCADILALSARDAVMLTGGPYWAVPKGRKDGRTSKASETIQLPAPTFNFSQLQKSFNQRGLSLDDLVALSGGHTLGFAHCSSFQNRIRNFSPTHEIDPSIHPSFAASLKSVCPAHNAAKNAGANMDPSSTTFDNNYYKLIMQRKALFTSDQALIDFPKTKGLVSKFATSRAAFYKAFVNSMIKMSSLTGGQEVRRNCRVVN; from the exons ATGGCCGCCATTGCTGCAATTCTGAGCTCACTGATTGTCTTCTCACTCGCTGCTCTGGGAAACGCGCTGAGTATGAATTACTACCAAAAGACATGCCCCAATGTCGATGCAATCGTCACAAAAGCAGTCAAAAGCGCCATGGCACAGGACAAGACAGTGCCGGCTGCGCTGCTCAGGATGCATTTCCATGATTGTTTCATCAGG GGATGTGATGCTTCTGTGCTGTTAAGTTCAAAAGGGAAGAACACTGCGGAGAAAGACGGGCCGCCTAATGTTTCTCTGCATGCCTTTTTCGTCATTGACAATGCCAAGAAAGAACTAGAAGCATCCTGCCCCGGTGTGGTTTCTTGTGCTGACATCTTGGCTTTATCTGCCAGGGATGCAGTCATGTTG ACTGGAGGACCTTATTGGGCTGTGCCTAAAGGAAGAAAAGATGGAAGAACATCAAAGGCGAGTGAAACAATACAATTGCCAGCTCCCACCTTCAATTTTTCTCAGCTTCAGAAGAGCTTCAACCAAAGAGGTCTCTCCTTGGACGACCTAGTTGCCCTCTCAG GTGGTCACACTCTGGGCTTTGCTCATTGTTCATCATTCCAGAACAGAATCCGCAACTTCAGCCCCACGCATGAAATTGACCCTTCAATTCACCCATCCTTTGCAGCAAGCTTGAAGAGCGTTTGCCCGGCTCACAACGCCGCCAAGAATGCTGGCGCCAACATGGATCCTTCTTCAACAACCTTTGACAACAATTACTACAAGCTAATCATGCAAAGGAAAGCCCTATTCACTTCAGATCAAGCTTTGATTGATTTTCCAAAGACAAAGGGTCTAGTATCCAAGTTTGCTACCTCAAGGGCAGCTTTCTACAAGGCCTTTGTGAACTCCATGATCAAGATGAGCAGCCTCACAGGAGGTCAGGAGGTCAGAAGGAACTGCAGGGTGGTCAATTAG
- the LOC127804851 gene encoding uncharacterized protein LOC127804851, with protein sequence MAFAHYLIAVPVEAFTSQKTSILTASAASLPLSSSSPSSSLLPALFSSSSSSSYSSLKSKACKLSVFPKLRRISHKAKTKPQESEVSLAADTFTQFKHMLLPITDANPYLSEGTRQAAATTAALAKTYGADITVVVIDEKEKESLPEHDTQLTSIRWHLSEGGFQEFKLLERLGEEKRPTAIIGEVADDLNLDLVVMSMEAIHSKHVDANLLAEFIPCPVLLLPL encoded by the exons ATGGCCTTCGCTCACTACCTCATAGCTGTCCCCGTCGAAGCCTTCACTTCTCAGAAAACTTCAATTTTGACAGCATCAGCAGCTTCGTTGCCgttgtcatcttcttctccGTCTAGCTCTCTGCTTCCCGCACTTTtctcttcttcgtcttcttcctcgtACTCTTCTCTCAAGTCCAAAGCTTGCAAGCTCTCTGTCTTCCCCAAACTCCGAAGAATTAGCCACAAAG CTAAGACTAAGCCACAAGAGTCTGAAGTCAGTTTAGCTGCAGATACCTTTACTCAGTTTAAGCATATGCTTCTACCAATTACAGATGCGAATCCTTACCTCTCTGAAGGAACAAGACAG GCTGCAGCAACTACTGCTGCTTTGGCAAAGACGTATGGGGCTGATATTACTGTAGTCG TTATTGatgaaaaggagaaagaatccTTGCCAGAGCATGACACTCAGCTCACAAGCATACGGTGGCATCTGTCTGAAG GTGGGTTCCAGGAGTTCAAGTTGTTGGAACGACTAGGGGAAGAGAAAAGGCCAACAGCTATCATCGGCGAGGTTGCTGATGATCTGAATCTGGATTTGGTAGTTATGAGCATGGAAGCCATCCATTCCAAGCATGTGGATGCTAATCTGTTGGCAGAATTCATACCTTGCCCTGTCTTACTTCTGCCGTTATAG